The following proteins are encoded in a genomic region of Hippoglossus hippoglossus isolate fHipHip1 chromosome 3, fHipHip1.pri, whole genome shotgun sequence:
- the hdc gene encoding histidine decarboxylase has translation MQAEEYNRRGKELVDYITQYLGSIRERRVIPDVKPGYMRELLPDAAPSEPEDWESIFNDIEKVIMPGVVHWQSPHMHAYYPSLTSWPSMLGDMLADAINCVGFTWASSPACTELEMNVMDWLCKALGLPSFFLHHHPDSRGGGILQSTVSESTLVALLAARKDKMLQLRAELDQDVDDSVLNTRLVAYASDQAHSSVEKAGLISLVKIRFLLTDEQLSLRGDVLKQAIQKDKMMGLVPFMLCATLGTTGVCAFDKLSELGPVCAEEALWLHVDAAYAGSAYFCPELRWSLEGIEFAHSFVFNPSKWMMVHFDCTAFWVKDKFKLQQTFSVDPVYLRHENSLAATDFMHWQIPLSRRFRSLKLWFVMRSFGLKNLQAHIRHGIEMAKLLESHIRSDPHFEVPAERHLGLVVFCLKGGNALTQELLRRLTRSGSMYLIPADIHTKRIIRFTVTSQFTTAEDILKDWGVISKMASTLLAETQGLNNADQPKTGEDEVIVAEANQDPDSVTRSDEKEDAASRLDKAEVELWIDKAWNRPRRTMRSLSCSSEPLPYTCTVSGYDFDTRPSVKDAAGGLPTPSTTGPGAMYKITEMPSNLVGKQVLKKLTKFYSVPSFCNQWVQCGRHQLCCPLKVSQVAQKHLSSSCRRMNCMTSSPVANTAPSPNPLETASAPKLL, from the exons ATGCAGGCTGAGGAATACAATCGCAGAG GTAAGGAGCTGGTGGACTACATCACACAGTACCTGGGCTCCATCCGGGAGAGGAGGGTGATTCCAGATGTGAAGCCCGGTTACATGAGGGAGCTTCTCCCTGACGCGGCGCCTTCAGAGCCCGAGGACTGGGAGAGCATCTTCAACGACATCGAGAAAGTCATCATGCCGGGA GTGGTTCACTGGCAGAGCCCTCACATGCACGCCTACTACCCCAGTCTGACCTCGTGGCCCTCGATGCTCGGGGACATGCTGGCCGACGCCATCAACTGTGTGGGATTCACCTGG GCCTCCAGCCCAGCCTGCACAGAGTTGGAAATGAATGTGATGGACTGGTTGTGTAAAGCACTGGGGCTCCCCTCCTTCTTCCTGCATCACCATCCTGacagcagaggtggaggcaTACTGCAG AGCACAGTCAGTGAGAGCACCCTAGTCGCTCTGCTGGCTGCCAGGAAGGACAAAATGTTGCAGCTGCGGGCTGAGCTCGACCAGGATGTGGACGACTCGGTCCTCAACACCAGACTGGTGGCTTATGCTTCAGACCAG GCCCATTCCTCCGTGGAGAAGGCCGGTCTGATCTCTCTGGTGAAGATCAGGTTTCTGCTCACAGATGAGCAGTTGTCTCTGAGAGGAGACGTCCTAAAACAAGCCATACAAAAAGACAAGATGATGGGACTGGTCCCTTTCATG CTGTGTGCAACTTTGGGAACTACAGGAGTGTGTGCCTTTGACAAGCTGTCTGAACTGGGACCAGTGT GTGCAGAAGAGGCACTGTGGCTCCATGTTGATGCTGCGTATGCCGGCTCAGCGTACTTCTGTCCTGAGCTGCGCTGGTCGCTGGAGGGCATTGAGTTTGCTCACTCTTTTGTCTTTAACCCCTCCAAGTGGATGATGGTCCATTTTGACTGCACGGCCTTCTG GGTGAAAGATAAATTTAAGCTGCAGCAGACCTTCAGTGTTGATCCAGTTTATCTCAGACATGAAAACTCACTGGCAGCCACTGACTTCATG CATTGGCAAATTCCCCTCAGTCGACGTTTCCGTTCTCTCAAACTCTGGTTTGTCATGCGCTCCTTCGGGCTGAAAAACCTTCAGGCTCATATCAGACAT gGGATTGAGATGGCAAAGCTCTTAGAGTCTCACATAAGGAGTGACCCACATTTCGAGGTTCCGGCTGAGAGGCACCTTGGTCTGGTCGTCTTCTGTCTGAAA GGAGGAAATGCTTTGACCCAGGAGCTGCTGAGGAGACTGACCCGGTCAGGCAGCATGTACCTCATCCCTGCAGACATTCACACCAAACGGATCATCCGcttcacagtgacctcacagtTCACTACCGCGGAGGACATCCTGAAGGACTGGGGCGTCATCTCCAAAATGGCCTCCACCCTTCTGGCTGAGACGCAGGGTCTGAATAATGCGGACCAACCAAAGACAGGGGAAGATGAGGTGATTGTAGCAGAAGCAAACCAGGACCCAGACTCGGTCACCAGGTCTGATGAGAAGGAGGACGCTGCGTCCAGGCTGGACAAAGCTGAAGTGGAGCTGTGGATTGACAAGGCTTGGAACCGACCTAGGAGAACAATGCGTtctctcagctgcagcagcgagcCTCTGCCGTACACCTGCACAGTGTCTGGCTATGACTTCGACACTAGGCCCAGTGTTAAAGATGCTGCCGGTGGCCTCCCCACGCCATCCACAACAGGACCCGGTGCTATGTACAAGATCACAGAGATGCCTTCCAATCTTGTGGGTAAACAGGTCCTGAAAAAGCTGACAAAGTTCTACAGCGTGCCCAGTTTCTGCAACCAGTGGGTGCAGTGCGGTCGGCACCAGCTGTGCTGCCCCCTGAAGGTTTCACAAGTCGCTCAAAAACACTTGTCCTCGAGCTGCAGGAGAATGAACTGTATGACGTCTTCTCCCGTAGCCAACACAGCTCCCTCTCCGAATCCACTGGAAACCGCCTCTGCACCCAAGCTCCTGTAA